A region from the Agrococcus sp. SL85 genome encodes:
- a CDS encoding GNAT family protein yields MRLAAEVDGGIVGYADLHDDGTAPDRRELGFLVGGPHQGRGIGTAVARAALDHGFGAMGLERIWAEAWGTNAASMRILARLMRRTGDGAAGTYLGEPARYAQFATDRTGWRRRGATSR; encoded by the coding sequence GTGCGCCTCGCAGCCGAGGTCGACGGCGGGATCGTGGGCTACGCCGACCTGCACGACGACGGCACAGCCCCGGATCGCCGCGAGCTGGGCTTCCTCGTGGGTGGGCCGCACCAAGGTCGCGGCATCGGCACGGCGGTCGCGCGGGCAGCGCTCGACCACGGCTTCGGCGCCATGGGCCTCGAGCGCATCTGGGCGGAGGCGTGGGGGACGAACGCCGCGTCGATGCGCATCCTCGCCCGCCTCATGCGACGCACGGGCGACGGCGCGGCGGGCACCTACCTCGGCGAGCCTGCCCGATACGCGCAGTTCGCGACCGACCGCACGGGCTGGCGGCGCCGCGGCGCGACATCGCGCTAG
- a CDS encoding DUF368 domain-containing protein has product MEVLPGVSGGTVALLVGVYERLLASAEHLVRGLALAVGDPVRGRGLSRARAQLAAVEWRFVLPIAVGMLAAVALGAAIVAPLVDEHPGDARALFLGLVLASVAVPARMVGGRWSAREWALAVPAAVLGFALTGLPAAEPGDAALWAVAGSAAVAVCALVLPGVSGSFLLLALGMYEPVLRAVNERDLPVLGAFALGAVVGLASFVRLLRWLLAHRRRTTLAIMTGLMVGSLRALWPWQAADGGLLPPGSDALLMAGWCLLGIAVVAGALLLERRRAR; this is encoded by the coding sequence GTGGAGGTGCTCCCCGGCGTCTCCGGCGGCACGGTCGCGCTGCTCGTCGGCGTCTACGAGCGGCTGCTCGCCTCGGCCGAGCACCTCGTGCGCGGCCTGGCGCTCGCCGTCGGCGATCCCGTGCGGGGCAGGGGACTGTCGCGGGCGCGTGCGCAGCTCGCGGCCGTCGAGTGGCGCTTCGTGCTGCCGATCGCGGTCGGCATGCTCGCGGCCGTGGCGCTCGGCGCCGCCATCGTCGCGCCGCTCGTCGACGAGCATCCCGGCGACGCCCGCGCCCTCTTCCTCGGCCTCGTGCTGGCGTCCGTGGCCGTGCCCGCTCGGATGGTCGGCGGTCGTTGGTCGGCTCGCGAGTGGGCGCTCGCCGTGCCCGCAGCGGTGCTCGGCTTCGCGCTCACCGGCCTGCCGGCGGCCGAGCCCGGGGATGCCGCGCTCTGGGCCGTCGCGGGCTCGGCGGCGGTCGCGGTGTGCGCCCTCGTGCTGCCCGGCGTCTCGGGCTCGTTCCTGCTGCTGGCGCTCGGGATGTACGAGCCGGTGCTGCGCGCGGTCAACGAGCGCGACCTCCCGGTGCTCGGCGCCTTCGCGCTGGGCGCGGTGGTGGGCCTCGCGTCCTTCGTGCGCCTGCTGCGGTGGCTGCTGGCGCACCGCCGCCGCACGACGCTCGCGATCATGACGGGGCTCATGGTCGGCTCGCTGCGGGCGCTGTGGCCGTGGCAGGCGGCGGACGGCGGCCTGCTCCCGCCCGGCTCCGACGCGCTGCTGATGGCCGGCTGGTGCCTGCTGGGCATCGCCGTGGTGGCGGGAGCGCTCCTGCTCGAGCGCCGTCGCGCGCGCTAG
- a CDS encoding nucleoside hydrolase, protein MTAVLLDVDTGIDDALAILTAALHDSIELVGCTIVWGNTDVAQGARNTTEVLRLVGHGDVPVAIGAAGPRDGSPARFSPEVHGDDGLGGFADRSVEPVLGGESAVELILRLSHERAGELELVAVGPLTNVAAALDADPSLPERVRHVTIMGGAALAPGNVSDAAEANIWHDPEAAQVVLDASWDLTMVGLDVTMTSLITDAHRERLAAGGAAGRFSAAILDHYLGYYEGWTGTRASGNHDALALAVAAGLVRTTLSPIVDVTVDCSHGPARGRTVAELEGEWGTWPDREGARHRVVMEVEPGFEDAMVELIASAR, encoded by the coding sequence ATGACCGCGGTGCTCCTCGACGTCGACACGGGCATCGACGATGCCCTCGCCATCCTCACGGCCGCCCTCCACGACTCCATCGAGCTCGTCGGCTGCACGATCGTCTGGGGCAACACCGACGTCGCGCAGGGCGCACGCAACACCACCGAGGTCCTGCGCCTCGTCGGCCACGGCGACGTGCCCGTCGCGATCGGGGCGGCGGGGCCGCGCGACGGCAGCCCCGCGCGCTTCTCGCCCGAGGTGCACGGCGACGACGGCCTCGGCGGCTTCGCCGACCGCTCGGTCGAGCCGGTGCTCGGCGGGGAATCGGCCGTCGAGCTCATCCTGCGGCTCAGCCACGAGCGCGCCGGCGAGCTCGAGCTCGTCGCCGTCGGGCCGCTCACGAACGTCGCCGCGGCGCTCGACGCCGACCCGAGCCTCCCGGAGCGCGTCAGGCACGTGACGATCATGGGCGGCGCCGCGCTCGCGCCCGGCAACGTGAGCGATGCCGCGGAGGCCAACATCTGGCACGACCCGGAGGCCGCACAGGTCGTGCTCGACGCCTCGTGGGACCTCACGATGGTGGGCCTCGACGTCACGATGACCTCGCTCATCACCGACGCGCACCGCGAGCGGCTCGCCGCGGGCGGCGCGGCCGGCCGCTTCAGCGCCGCGATCCTCGACCACTACCTCGGCTACTACGAGGGCTGGACGGGCACGCGCGCCTCCGGCAACCACGACGCGCTGGCGCTCGCGGTGGCCGCAGGGCTCGTGCGCACGACGCTCTCGCCGATCGTCGACGTCACGGTCGATTGCTCCCACGGTCCCGCTCGCGGCCGCACCGTCGCCGAGCTCGAGGGCGAGTGGGGCACGTGGCCCGACCGCGAGGGCGCGCGCCACCGCGTGGTGATGGAGGTCGAGCCCGGCTTCGAGGACGCGATGGTCGAGCTCATCGCCTCGGCGCGCTAG
- a CDS encoding VOC family protein, which translates to MAIARWPTVVIDAPDAKALAQFYGALLDWPVTPAGDADDDWYEIRGAEGQVICFQQVADYRAPVWPGQEHPQQMHHDVVVDDLDEAEAATLALGATKAAFQPGTTFRVFLDPAGHPFCLCVS; encoded by the coding sequence ATGGCAATCGCACGCTGGCCCACCGTCGTCATCGACGCCCCCGACGCCAAGGCGCTCGCGCAGTTCTACGGCGCGCTGCTCGACTGGCCCGTGACCCCCGCGGGGGACGCCGACGACGACTGGTACGAGATCCGCGGCGCCGAGGGGCAGGTCATCTGCTTCCAGCAGGTGGCCGACTACCGGGCGCCTGTCTGGCCGGGGCAGGAGCATCCGCAGCAGATGCACCACGACGTCGTCGTCGACGACCTCGACGAGGCGGAGGCCGCGACGCTCGCGCTCGGTGCCACGAAGGCGGCGTTCCAGCCGGGCACGACCTTCCGCGTGTTCCTCGACCCCGCCGGGCACCCCTTCTGCCTCTGCGTGAGCTGA